In the genome of Terriglobia bacterium, the window GAAATCTGCAGATTGGCTAGGATCCATGGCGAAGACGATGCAGTTTACCGGGGATATTGTCTCGCCCGTGGGGGACGAAAGCGATTGGGAAGCAGGGGGCAAATGAAGCTGCTTCTTGATACGCATATCTGGTTGTGGAGCCTGGCAGACCCAGGAAGGCTGGGTCGACGGGTTCTCAAGGAATTGAAAGATCCAGGGAATCAGTTGTGGCTCTCGGCAATCAGCGTTTGGGAAGCATTGCTGCTCGCCGAGAAAGGACGGATCGAGCTACCGGAGGACCGCGCCAGGTGGGTGGGTGTCGCAACCTCCCATTTTTTGGAGGCGCCGCTGACGCATGCGATCGCTCTTGCCGCACACGAGCTTTCGCTATTTCACGGCGATCCTGCAGATCGGTTTCTGGCGGCAACTGCCCAGGTGTTGGACTTGACGCTAGTGACAGCCGACGAGCGACTGTTGGGGCTGGGTGACATCCGATCCCTAGCTAATCGCTAAGCGTGCTGGGTCAGCCCATACACCCGTGATCTGGGAAATGCTGTGACACTTGAACTCCTGAAGCCCGGTAGCAAACAGCTGGTGGGCGCCCAGAAAGCCATTTAGTGTTTCGGCAGTAACAATGGTAGAAATGCCAGGAATTTTCGCATCGTAAGACTCCTTAACTGCGATTAAGAGCCCTAAACGACTGGGAGGGATCTTAGAATTGTATTCCGATCTCAACGACGTGAAGTGGCACAGAATTCGCCGTTCTTTCCGCTGACAAACAGAACCTACCCGCAGCACTCGTAGCTGCACCTGCCTTAGCGCCGAAGGGGCCGTTATTGTCCGCAATGACTTCGA includes:
- a CDS encoding type II toxin-antitoxin system VapC family toxin encodes the protein MKLLLDTHIWLWSLADPGRLGRRVLKELKDPGNQLWLSAISVWEALLLAEKGRIELPEDRARWVGVATSHFLEAPLTHAIALAAHELSLFHGDPADRFLAATAQVLDLTLVTADERLLGLGDIRSLANR